One genomic window of Cricetulus griseus strain 17A/GY chromosome 3, alternate assembly CriGri-PICRH-1.0, whole genome shotgun sequence includes the following:
- the LOC113834827 gene encoding MARVEL domain-containing protein 1 — MLPPPPRQPPPQARAARGSLRLQRAFLRGPLGVLRLLQLLAGAAFWITIATSKYQGPVHFALFVSVLFWLLTLGLYFITLLGKQELVPVLGSRWLVVNVAHDLLAAALYGAATGIMIDQTQRHSYCNLKSYRLPCAYHAFLAASVCGGLCLGLYLLSALYGCCRRYQGKEEVV, encoded by the coding sequence ATGCTCCCGCCACCCCCGCGCCAGCCGCCGCCCCAGGCACGCGCGGCCCGCGGATCCCTGCGCCTGCAGCGGGCCTTCCTGCGCGGCCCGTTGGGCGTGCTGCGTCTGCTGCAGCTGCTGGCGGGAGCCGCCTTCTGGATCACCATCGCTACCAGCAAGTACCAGGGCCCAGTGCACTTCGCGCTCTTCGTGTCGGTGCTCTTCTGGCTGCTCACCCTGGGGCTCTACTTCATCACGCTGCTGGGCAAGCAGGAGCTGGTGCCCGTGCTGGGCTCGCGCTGGCTCGTGGTCAACGTGGCGCACGACCTGCTGGCCGCTGCCCTCTACGGGGCCGCGACGGGCATCATGATCGACCAGACGCAGCGCCACAGCTACTGCAACCTCAAGAGCTACCGGCTGCCTTGCGCCTACCATGCCTTTCTGGCGGCCTCCGTCTGCGGGGGCCTATGCCTTGGCCTCTACCTGCTCTCGGCGCTCTACGGCTGCTGCCGTCGCTACCAGGGCAAGGAGGAGGTGGTGTGA